In Desulforegula conservatrix Mb1Pa, the sequence AATTCAAAACATCAAAACACCCAGTAAAAAAAACGCAGAAAACCCAAAAACCGGAATTCCCATCGGGAGGCTTCCAAGTAACTACCATTAAGTAGCTGAAATTATCAGATCTGAACTTTTGGCTAAAATTGCATTTTCCAGCACTTTTTTTGGCCAAAAGACCAATGGAGCAGGCACAAAATGCATAGTAACTTTAAGATAAATCTCCGAGTCTTCGGAGTAGGATCGGGTAGGAAAGAGGCTTCACAGCCTCTTTCCCACCTCAGAACCGTACGTGACAATTTCACGTCATACGGCTCAAGCGTTTCTGCGGCTAAGCCTTTTGAGCTTGTTTAACAACCGGATAAGATCGTGGTTCGCTTAGGCTCATACGATCTATCCTTGTTCGTTAGGCGATTACGGCCGCTTTTTTCACTTATCTGTATAAATTTCTTCCCACAATTCGGTTTCGACAAAATAATCTCTATCGAGTGATTCAACAACGTCCGTTAAGGCGAACTGAACATCCTTAAGCGCTGTCAGCAACTCATCAAGGTATGTCCTCTTCGCCAACTGCTCAATTACCGTGTGTCCAAGTAGCTCTGTTACGTCAATGGTAACTGGAAGAACATACTCGACAGAGTTTTTGAAGCCTGTCATTAGCTCTCCTCCGAATGATTCCTCGTCCCAGTGACTTAGAGTGGTGCCAGGGCCATAGTCGGTTTCTACTTGCATTTCAGCCAGACTAGGAAGTATGGAGACGGCAGCCTGCTTAAAATGACCATCACTTTGATTGAATAAAGTCATCCAGTGATCCCACCCAAAACCAAGAGTATGTCCTATCTCATGAACAACGGTGCCTGCAATCTTGTTATCGGAGAACTCCGCCAAATATTTGGTGTTGAATTCGACAACCCCGTAAATGATTCCGCCGTTCTGATATGGCTTGTATGCTC encodes:
- a CDS encoding leishmanolysin-related zinc metalloendopeptidase, with product MTTLVTYKIEADNSGRLKTAGKTACNFWNRFVSPRQSIVIRLGIFTSFGNTIARAYKPYQNGGIIYGVVEFNTKYLAEFSDNKIAGTVVHEIGHTLGFGWDHWMTLFNQSDGHFKQAAVSILPSLAEMQVETDYGPGTTLSHWDEESFGGELMTGFKNSVEYVLPVTIDVTELLGHTVIEQLAKRTYLDELLTALKDVQFALTDVVESLDRDYFVETELWEEIYTDK